A genomic segment from Micropterus dolomieu isolate WLL.071019.BEF.003 ecotype Adirondacks linkage group LG03, ASM2129224v1, whole genome shotgun sequence encodes:
- the fabp4b gene encoding fatty acid binding protein 4b encodes MVERFVGNWTLVASENFDEYMKAIGVGLATRQMGNVIKPKLVISVDDAGVISMKSESTFKTTEVKFKLNEEFEETTADGRNTKTIITLENGKLVQQQTWDGKKTTLEREFQDGKLTAKCIMDDVVAMRTYERVA; translated from the exons ATGGTTGAGCGTTTTGTTGGAAACTGGACTCTGGTTGCCAGCGAGAACTTTGATGAATACATGAAGGCAATCG GTGTGGGTTTGGCCACTCGGCAAATGGGCAACGTGATAAAACCGAAGCTGGTCATCAGTGTGGATGATGCTGGGGTTATTTCAATGAAGTCTGAAAGCACGTTCAAGACCACTGAAGTCAAGTTCAAGCTGAATGAAGAGTTCGAGGAGACTACTGCAGACGGCCGAAATACCAAG ACCATCATCACTCTTGAGAATGGCAAACTTGTGCAACAACAGACGTGGGATGGAAAGAAGACGACACTGGAACGAGAGTTTCAAGATGGGAAACTAACAGCT AAATGTATCATGGATGACGTTGTTGCAATGAGGACATATGAGAGAGTGGCTTAA